A segment of the Bacillus pseudomycoides genome:
TTAAATCTGAAATACCTTGTACACCTTGTCGTAATACGTTATCCGCTTCACGGAACGCTTCAAGCATTGGTGTATTTTTATCAACAATCTCTAAAATACGATCATTCGGTATAACAATGATTGTATCTACATTATCTTTAAATGCTGCAATCCCAGATATAGCTTGTGTTGCACGCTTACGGCCTTCGAATGTAAATGGACGTGTTACAACACCTACTGTTAATGCACCTAATTCCTTTGCGATTTGTGCAATAACTGGAGCTGCACCCGTACCAGTTCCACCGCCCATACCAGCTGTTACAAAGACCATATCTGCACCACGAAGTGCCTCTTGGATTTGTTCTTTACTTTCTTCAGCGGCTTTTTTCCCTACTTCAGGATTTGCGCCGGCACCAAGTCCACGCGTTAATTTTCCGCCAATTTGCATTTTCGTTTCAGCTTTTGACAAATTTAATGCTTGCGCATCAGTGTTCACAGCGATGAAATCTACACCTTGTACGCCGTGCTCAATCATACGGTTTACAGCGTTATTTCCGCCACCGCCGACACCAATAACTTTTATGCTCGCTAATTGATCTTGAGTAGTATCAAACTCTAACATGTCGAAATCCCCCTAGAACCTCATTTTTCGTGTGCAATTTTAATCCCATAAATAACGGAATACACGTTTTACTTTTGACATCATACGCTCATTGTCTTCATTATTTTTACTTTGCTTGCGAGTTGCTTGCTTTACAGGTTGCTGCTGTACCGGCATTGGTGCTGGTACTGGCTCAAAATGTTCTTCTTTTTCCTGAACATTTTTCCCACGCAATTTCGCTTTTTGATAAGAATGTTTAATTAATCCAACCCCAATTGTATACTGCGGTTCACGAACACCAATATAATCTGGAGTTGCTATGCGAACATTTTCATGTAAAATATCATATGCAAGATCAAGAACACCTGGCATAGAAGCAATGCCTCCA
Coding sequences within it:
- the ftsZ gene encoding cell division protein FtsZ → MLEFDTTQDQLASIKVIGVGGGGNNAVNRMIEHGVQGVDFIAVNTDAQALNLSKAETKMQIGGKLTRGLGAGANPEVGKKAAEESKEQIQEALRGADMVFVTAGMGGGTGTGAAPVIAQIAKELGALTVGVVTRPFTFEGRKRATQAISGIAAFKDNVDTIIVIPNDRILEIVDKNTPMLEAFREADNVLRQGVQGISDLIATPGLINLDFADVKTIMSNKGSALMGIGVGTGENRAAEAAKRAISSPLLETSIDGAQGVLMNITGGTNLSLYEVQEAADIVASASDPEVNMIFGSVINESLKDEIVVTVIATGFDDSITVQPPKPFVRPTAATNHAQQQPAVQPPKQREVKREVKREEPVVHERNTDSDDIDIPAFLRNRRRR